A portion of the Flavobacterium magnum genome contains these proteins:
- the rplS gene encoding 50S ribosomal protein L19, producing the protein MADLMKFVQDELTSKKDFPDFGAGDTITVYYEIKEGEKTRTQFFKGVVIQRRGTGTTETFTIRKMSGAVGVERIFPVNLPALQKIEINKKGHVRRARIFYFRELTGKKAKIRDKRR; encoded by the coding sequence ATGGCAGATTTAATGAAATTCGTTCAGGACGAATTGACTTCAAAAAAAGATTTCCCTGATTTCGGTGCGGGTGATACCATCACTGTGTACTACGAAATTAAAGAGGGTGAAAAAACAAGGACACAGTTCTTTAAAGGTGTCGTAATCCAAAGAAGAGGCACAGGAACTACTGAGACTTTTACCATCCGTAAAATGTCAGGTGCAGTAGGTGTTGAGCGTATCTTCCCTGTAAACCTTCCGGCTTTGCAGAAAATTGAAATCAACAAGAAAGGCCACGTTCGCAGGGCTCGTATTTTCTACTTCAGGGAACTTACCGGTAAGAAAGCGAAAATCAGAGACAAAAGAAGGTAA
- a CDS encoding glucose-1-phosphate adenylyltransferase — protein MNNNTLAIILGGGQGSRLAPLTESRSKPAVPIAGKYRLVDIPISNCINSGIQRMFVLTQFNSASLNQHIKNTYHFSTFSTAFVDILAAEQTPENPTWFQGTADAVRQCMQHFLNHNFDYALILSGDQLYQMDFNHMIQEHVKSGASISIATLPVTAKEAPEFGILKTNEENFITSFIEKPAKELLPQWTSEVSDEMNAEGRHYLASMGIYIFNRDLLVELMSNPDTKDFGKEIIPQSIGKETILSYQYEGYWTDIGNIDSFFEANLGLTDDIPKFNLFDNASKIYTRARVLPPSKITGASSFDKSVVAEGCIINSSKVEHSVIGIRSRIGKDCVISNSYLMGNDFYQNLEEISNNRDKNIINIGIGERCHINNTIVDKNCRIGNDVHLIGGAHLQDTNTPLYTVKDGIIVVKKGATLPDGFSV, from the coding sequence ATGAATAACAATACTTTAGCCATCATCCTCGGTGGCGGACAAGGGTCACGGCTCGCGCCGCTGACGGAAAGCCGTTCAAAACCTGCGGTACCCATTGCAGGAAAATACCGTTTGGTAGACATCCCGATTTCGAACTGCATCAATTCCGGAATACAACGCATGTTTGTGCTGACACAGTTTAACTCGGCCTCGCTGAACCAACACATCAAGAACACCTATCATTTCAGCACTTTCAGTACGGCATTTGTGGATATCCTGGCAGCGGAGCAAACGCCCGAAAACCCGACCTGGTTCCAGGGTACTGCTGACGCCGTACGCCAGTGTATGCAGCACTTCCTGAACCACAATTTCGATTACGCACTGATCCTTTCGGGCGACCAGCTCTACCAGATGGATTTCAATCACATGATCCAGGAACACGTGAAGAGCGGCGCGTCTATTTCTATCGCCACTTTACCTGTCACGGCAAAAGAGGCACCCGAGTTTGGCATATTAAAGACCAATGAGGAAAACTTTATTACGTCGTTCATTGAAAAACCGGCAAAAGAGTTGCTGCCGCAATGGACTTCCGAAGTCAGTGACGAGATGAACGCCGAAGGGCGGCATTACCTGGCGTCAATGGGCATCTATATTTTCAACCGCGATCTGTTGGTCGAACTGATGTCTAATCCCGATACCAAGGATTTCGGGAAGGAAATTATTCCGCAGTCGATCGGTAAGGAAACGATTTTAAGTTACCAATATGAGGGTTATTGGACTGATATCGGTAATATCGATTCTTTTTTTGAAGCCAACCTCGGCCTCACCGATGACATCCCAAAATTCAACCTTTTTGACAATGCGAGCAAGATTTACACGCGTGCCAGGGTGTTGCCGCCGTCTAAAATTACCGGAGCCTCGTCGTTTGACAAATCCGTGGTTGCGGAAGGATGCATCATCAACTCGTCTAAAGTCGAGCATTCGGTCATCGGGATCAGGAGCCGTATCGGGAAAGACTGTGTCATTTCAAACTCATACCTGATGGGGAACGATTTTTACCAAAACCTCGAGGAAATCAGCAACAACCGTGACAAAAACATCATCAATATCGGCATTGGTGAAAGGTGCCACATCAACAATACGATTGTGGACAAAAATTGCCGGATTGGGAATGATGTCCATCTAATCGGCGGAGCGCACCTGCAGGACACCAACACGCCACTTTATACCGTGAAAGACGGCATTATCGTCGTAAAGAAAGGCGCGACACTGCCCGATGGTTTTTCTGTATAA
- the trmD gene encoding tRNA (guanosine(37)-N1)-methyltransferase TrmD, which yields MRIDIITVLPELLRSPFEASIMKRAIDKGLVEVHFHNLRDYTTNRQKSVDDYQFGGGAGMVMMIQPIDDCITKLKSERHYDEIIYMTPDGETLSQGMANKMSMLENIIILCGHYKGVDQRVRDHFITKEISIGDYVLSGGELGALVLSDALIRLIPGVLSDETSALTDSFQDNLLSGPIYTRPAEYKGWKVPEVLTSGHAAKIEKWREDMAYEHTKNRRPDLLDE from the coding sequence ATGAGAATTGACATCATTACCGTGTTACCCGAATTGCTCCGCAGCCCGTTTGAAGCTTCCATCATGAAGCGCGCCATAGACAAAGGACTGGTAGAAGTGCATTTCCACAACCTGCGCGATTATACGACGAACAGGCAGAAGAGTGTGGACGATTACCAGTTTGGCGGCGGCGCAGGCATGGTCATGATGATACAGCCGATTGACGATTGCATAACAAAATTGAAAAGTGAGCGCCACTACGACGAAATTATTTACATGACACCTGACGGCGAAACGTTGAGCCAGGGCATGGCGAATAAAATGTCGATGCTCGAAAACATCATCATCCTTTGCGGACATTATAAAGGAGTGGACCAAAGGGTGCGTGATCATTTCATTACGAAGGAAATTTCGATCGGAGATTATGTGCTCAGCGGCGGAGAACTCGGCGCCCTCGTGCTGTCCGATGCCTTGATACGATTAATACCGGGCGTTTTAAGCGATGAGACCTCGGCGTTGACTGACAGTTTCCAGGACAATCTCCTTTCCGGACCGATTTACACACGCCCGGCAGAATATAAAGGGTGGAAAGTACCCGAGGTGCTGACGAGCGGACATGCCGCAAAAATTGAAAAATGGCGGGAGGATATGGCATACGAACACACAAAAAATCGGAGGCCGGATTTGCTCGACGAATAA
- a CDS encoding cytochrome C — MKTRIFALTFAAALVLSCQAKKAAIANAPATPEPPQVPTAVTVTEAHAKGQSLYENNCARCHKLYAATNFSQADWKPILARMQKKARLDDADMGLITNYLFDLQKN, encoded by the coding sequence ATGAAGACAAGAATTTTTGCATTAACATTTGCCGCGGCGCTCGTTTTGTCCTGTCAGGCAAAGAAAGCGGCAATTGCCAATGCACCTGCTACCCCTGAGCCACCACAGGTTCCTACTGCCGTTACAGTTACCGAAGCGCATGCGAAAGGCCAATCACTATACGAAAATAATTGCGCGAGATGCCACAAGCTTTATGCCGCAACCAATTTCTCCCAGGCGGACTGGAAACCGATCCTGGCGCGTATGCAAAAGAAAGCGCGCCTCGATGACGCCGATATGGGTTTGATTACCAATTACCTGTTCGATTTGCAGAAAAATTAA
- a CDS encoding NADP-dependent isocitrate dehydrogenase has protein sequence MPDKTTIFYTITDEAPMLATHSFLPIVKSFAKTAGISVETRDISLAGRIISNFSDWLPENQRISDDLAALGKLATTPEANIIKLPNISASVPQLKEAIKELQANGYDIPDYPENPADDREKEAKSRYAKVLGSAVNPVLREGNSDRRAPKAVKNYARKHPHSMGPWSPDSKTHVASMDGGDFYGSEQSITVKKANTFRIEFTDNGGNTKTLRDSAPLLAGEVIDSAVLSISSLKQFIAKEFEDAKAKNVLFSVHLKATMMKVSDPIIFGAVVDVFFAPVFEKFAALFAELKIDTKNGLGDVYAKIAGHPQQAEVEAAINEVYRNGPALAMVNSDKGITNLHVPSDVIVDASMPAMIRTSGQMWNAAGKGQDTKAIIPDRSYAGVYVATIDFCKKHGAFDPTTMGSVPNVGLMAQAAEEYGSHNKTFQMTADGVVKVLGDNDEVFFEQEVQQNDIFRMCQTKDAPIRDWVKLAVNRARLSETPAVFWLDENRAHDRQLIEKVNLYLKDHDTNGLDIRILNPVAATHFTLERIKEGKDTISVTGNVLRDYLTDLFPILELGTSAKMLSIVPLMNGGGLFETGAGGSAPKHVEQFLEEGYLRWDSLGEFLALGVSLEHLGQTQNNSKALVLSETLDAANEKFLENDKSPARKVGELDNRGSHFYIALYWAQALAAQDKDAELRAIFEPVANALTGNEAAINAELIGSQGKKQDIGGYYKPDQVKTDHAMRPSPTLNAILAELK, from the coding sequence ATGCCTGATAAAACAACTATTTTTTATACCATTACCGATGAGGCGCCGATGCTCGCCACGCATTCTTTTTTGCCAATCGTAAAATCCTTCGCAAAGACTGCGGGGATTTCGGTCGAAACACGCGACATTTCGCTTGCCGGCAGGATCATTTCAAATTTTTCTGACTGGCTTCCTGAAAACCAAAGGATCAGCGATGACCTGGCTGCTTTGGGGAAACTGGCAACTACGCCCGAGGCCAACATCATCAAACTGCCTAACATTTCTGCCTCGGTGCCACAACTCAAGGAGGCGATTAAAGAATTACAGGCCAATGGATACGACATTCCTGACTATCCTGAAAATCCCGCCGATGATCGTGAAAAAGAAGCGAAATCAAGATATGCAAAAGTGCTGGGATCTGCGGTAAATCCGGTGTTGCGCGAAGGAAACTCCGACCGGCGTGCACCGAAAGCTGTAAAAAATTATGCGAGAAAACATCCGCACAGCATGGGCCCCTGGAGTCCGGATTCGAAAACCCACGTCGCGAGTATGGACGGAGGCGACTTCTACGGAAGTGAGCAATCCATTACGGTAAAAAAAGCCAACACCTTCAGGATCGAGTTTACGGATAACGGCGGAAATACAAAAACCCTGAGGGACAGTGCACCGCTACTGGCCGGCGAGGTTATTGACAGCGCCGTCCTGAGCATTTCGTCATTGAAGCAATTTATCGCAAAGGAATTCGAGGATGCCAAAGCTAAAAATGTCTTATTCTCCGTACACCTGAAAGCCACCATGATGAAGGTTTCTGACCCGATTATTTTCGGGGCAGTGGTCGATGTATTTTTTGCGCCGGTTTTTGAAAAATTTGCCGCGCTTTTTGCCGAATTAAAAATAGATACCAAAAATGGTTTGGGTGATGTATATGCTAAAATAGCCGGCCATCCGCAACAGGCTGAAGTCGAAGCCGCAATCAATGAGGTGTACCGGAACGGACCTGCTTTGGCGATGGTCAATTCGGACAAAGGGATCACCAACCTGCATGTGCCTTCCGACGTGATTGTAGATGCCTCGATGCCTGCCATGATCCGGACTTCGGGCCAGATGTGGAATGCCGCCGGAAAAGGCCAGGATACAAAAGCAATCATTCCGGACCGTTCTTACGCCGGGGTCTATGTGGCGACAATCGATTTTTGTAAAAAACATGGGGCGTTCGACCCGACAACCATGGGGAGCGTACCCAATGTCGGACTTATGGCACAAGCCGCCGAAGAATACGGCTCGCACAACAAGACCTTCCAGATGACTGCCGATGGTGTGGTCAAGGTACTTGGAGATAACGATGAAGTGTTTTTTGAGCAGGAAGTGCAGCAAAACGATATTTTCCGGATGTGCCAGACTAAGGATGCGCCCATACGCGACTGGGTAAAACTTGCAGTCAACCGCGCGCGATTGTCGGAAACGCCGGCCGTTTTCTGGCTTGATGAAAACCGGGCACACGACCGCCAGCTAATTGAAAAAGTCAATTTATACCTGAAAGACCATGACACCAATGGTCTGGATATTCGCATACTGAACCCTGTAGCCGCAACGCATTTTACGCTGGAGCGCATTAAGGAAGGAAAAGACACCATTTCGGTCACCGGCAATGTGCTGCGTGATTACCTGACTGACCTCTTCCCTATCCTCGAACTCGGCACTTCGGCTAAGATGCTTTCAATCGTCCCGCTGATGAACGGCGGTGGATTGTTTGAGACCGGAGCCGGCGGATCGGCCCCAAAACATGTCGAGCAATTCCTCGAAGAAGGCTATCTGCGCTGGGATTCGCTGGGTGAATTTCTGGCTTTGGGCGTCTCCCTGGAACATTTAGGACAGACGCAAAACAACAGCAAGGCATTGGTTTTATCCGAAACTCTGGATGCTGCCAATGAAAAATTCCTTGAAAATGATAAATCACCGGCACGTAAAGTCGGAGAGCTCGACAACCGGGGTTCCCATTTTTACATCGCTCTGTATTGGGCCCAGGCGCTGGCTGCACAGGATAAAGATGCGGAACTGCGCGCCATTTTTGAGCCAGTCGCAAATGCACTGACCGGGAACGAGGCAGCAATCAACGCCGAGCTCATCGGCTCACAAGGCAAAAAGCAGGACATCGGCGGATATTACAAGCCCGATCAGGTAAAAACCGATCACGCGATGAGACCGAGTCCCACGCTCAATGCCATATTGGCGGAATTAAAATAA
- a CDS encoding nitrilase-related carbon-nitrogen hydrolase, which yields MVEIKEIIPSRRKGFAGIILYRMLLFPVVFIGWNFFAPLFLVFLYAFVADIFSEHSFRQKTILSLLYAIIFNVGILSWLFSVESGYVALLYNIILHFLLYLSIFMICRKGSNLISGLAIYLLFEFLSNITNFLFPWTNLGNVLCQFPLAIQWYAITGPLGGSLWLLAITYCILNFVRQRNKNAVQKLAFVFLVPIMLSFTLYFSNTPQHTATRDFITFNPAYSANKSSLITSADNENICYYVSNALRKEQGNYVLLIPEITLRGVYFPRFNNSLCATYLRQLIAKDKCTEVFLGASCYTDYDVFNSAIVMDSASSYIKYKNRLIPYAETLPRFLNRYFHKPSYTTGAKDSASVINKVFKFSPNICYDAFFPFYYSKSIKDVDVGIVISSEDFLNKNTIGMRQYSNLLKLRCIETGKPLIKNSAHGVSMVINKFGQVEFTGKNTEWNRTVLKYDKKPKNTIFTDIVSHLNL from the coding sequence ATGGTGGAAATTAAAGAAATAATTCCGTCAAGGCGGAAAGGCTTTGCCGGAATTATACTGTACAGGATGTTGCTGTTTCCGGTTGTTTTCATCGGCTGGAATTTTTTCGCGCCTCTTTTCCTGGTCTTTTTGTATGCTTTCGTGGCCGATATCTTTTCAGAACATTCCTTCAGGCAAAAGACCATACTTTCCCTGCTCTACGCCATCATATTTAATGTTGGGATCCTTTCCTGGCTTTTTTCGGTTGAGTCAGGGTATGTGGCGTTGTTGTATAATATCATATTGCATTTCCTATTGTACCTGTCGATTTTTATGATCTGCAGGAAAGGCTCCAATTTGATTTCTGGATTGGCAATATATTTGCTTTTCGAGTTTTTATCGAATATAACGAACTTCCTTTTCCCATGGACAAATCTCGGGAATGTATTGTGTCAATTTCCACTGGCCATACAATGGTATGCCATAACTGGCCCTCTGGGCGGGTCGCTTTGGTTGTTGGCTATTACTTATTGTATTTTAAATTTCGTCAGACAACGCAATAAGAATGCGGTCCAGAAATTGGCGTTCGTTTTCCTGGTACCGATTATGTTATCTTTCACACTGTATTTTTCAAATACTCCACAACATACTGCAACCAGGGACTTCATTACATTTAATCCTGCATACAGTGCAAATAAGAGCAGTCTTATAACTTCCGCAGACAACGAAAACATTTGTTACTATGTCAGCAATGCATTAAGAAAAGAGCAGGGCAACTATGTACTGCTGATCCCTGAAATTACACTCAGAGGTGTTTATTTCCCCAGGTTCAACAATAGTTTGTGTGCGACCTATCTACGCCAACTGATCGCCAAAGACAAATGCACTGAAGTTTTTTTAGGAGCCAGTTGTTATACGGATTACGATGTCTTCAACAGTGCGATTGTAATGGATTCGGCCTCATCGTATATAAAATACAAGAACAGGCTGATCCCCTATGCAGAAACATTACCGCGGTTTTTAAATCGCTATTTCCACAAACCTTCCTATACAACAGGAGCAAAAGACTCAGCATCGGTAATCAACAAAGTATTTAAATTCTCGCCAAATATTTGTTATGATGCATTTTTTCCATTTTATTACTCGAAATCGATTAAGGACGTAGACGTTGGCATTGTCATTTCCAGTGAAGATTTTCTTAATAAAAATACCATAGGCATGAGGCAATACTCAAATTTACTGAAGCTAAGGTGCATTGAAACAGGCAAACCATTAATCAAAAATTCTGCGCATGGGGTTTCTATGGTTATAAATAAATTTGGCCAGGTGGAGTTTACGGGCAAAAATACAGAGTGGAACAGGACGGTCTTAAAATATGACAAAAAACCAAAAAATACTATATTTACCGATATCGTCAGTCATTTGAATTTATGA
- a CDS encoding glycogen synthase, translated as MEIFHVSAECYPVAKVGGLADVVGALPKYLNQAGHQAKVVVPGYDNKWTNENEFDVVHNGRLKLGWFYFDYTVLQERTGKLGFPLYLIAIPELFDRPNVYSYEDDTERFTAFQIAFLNWLTESEQYPDVIHCHDHHTGLIPFMVQQCFNYQRLAHTPTVITIHNGQYQGWFGFDKMHYLPNFDLSRTGFIEWGGMINPLAAGIKSAWKVTTVSPSYLEEISHSANGLENLLRYEKPKSVGILNGIDNEVWNPKTDPMIEANYALKDARKGKEKNKAFLCEQFGLDPEKPLFAFIGRLVGEKGADLLPEIFHNSLRGHYQEINILVLGSGDTFVENQLNSLKPYFEGNYNAYIGYNETLSHIIYAGADFLLMPSRVEPCGLNQMYALRYGTIPIVRRTGGLKDTVIDFGDNGFGICHDQASVFDVNYSISRAVGLFHDKKKMKQIVDYILQIDHSWEKAAGQYLAIYNSLKQ; from the coding sequence ATGGAAATATTTCACGTCAGCGCCGAATGCTACCCCGTCGCCAAAGTGGGCGGCCTTGCCGATGTCGTAGGCGCTTTGCCGAAGTACTTAAATCAGGCCGGGCACCAGGCCAAAGTCGTCGTCCCCGGTTATGATAATAAATGGACTAATGAAAACGAATTTGACGTCGTCCACAACGGCAGGCTTAAACTCGGATGGTTTTATTTCGACTATACCGTATTGCAGGAACGCACCGGAAAACTCGGTTTTCCGTTATACCTGATTGCAATCCCCGAATTGTTTGACCGCCCGAACGTTTACTCCTATGAAGACGACACCGAGCGTTTCACGGCCTTCCAGATCGCTTTCCTGAACTGGCTTACCGAATCGGAGCAATATCCGGATGTCATCCACTGTCATGACCACCATACCGGATTAATCCCTTTTATGGTGCAACAGTGTTTTAATTACCAGCGGCTTGCCCATACCCCGACGGTGATCACGATTCACAACGGACAGTACCAGGGTTGGTTCGGTTTTGACAAAATGCACTATCTCCCGAATTTCGATTTGTCACGCACCGGTTTCATTGAGTGGGGCGGGATGATCAATCCGCTGGCCGCCGGAATCAAGTCGGCCTGGAAAGTGACGACGGTCTCTCCAAGCTATCTCGAAGAGATTTCGCACTCGGCCAACGGTCTGGAGAACCTTCTGCGTTATGAGAAACCGAAAAGTGTCGGGATACTCAACGGTATTGACAACGAGGTTTGGAACCCGAAAACCGATCCGATGATTGAAGCCAATTATGCCTTAAAAGATGCCAGAAAAGGCAAGGAAAAAAATAAGGCGTTTTTGTGTGAACAATTCGGACTGGATCCCGAAAAACCGCTTTTTGCCTTCATCGGCAGACTCGTCGGTGAAAAAGGCGCCGATTTGCTACCGGAGATTTTCCACAATTCCCTTCGGGGGCATTACCAGGAAATCAATATCCTCGTCCTGGGATCGGGCGATACTTTCGTTGAAAACCAATTGAACAGCCTCAAACCTTATTTTGAAGGAAACTACAATGCGTATATCGGTTATAATGAAACACTGTCGCACATCATTTATGCCGGCGCTGATTTCCTGTTGATGCCGTCACGCGTAGAACCTTGCGGCCTGAACCAAATGTATGCACTGCGCTACGGCACCATCCCTATTGTCAGGCGAACCGGCGGACTGAAAGATACGGTTATCGATTTCGGCGACAATGGCTTTGGAATCTGCCACGACCAGGCGAGCGTTTTCGATGTAAATTACTCGATTTCGAGGGCAGTCGGCCTGTTTCACGATAAAAAGAAGATGAAGCAGATCGTGGATTATATTTTACAGATCGACCATTCGTGGGAGAAAGCCGCCGGACAATACCTTGCTATTTACAATTCCTTAAAACAATAA
- a CDS encoding PUR family DNA/RNA-binding protein produces the protein MRDNDMLEKEEIFSKVLRAGRRTYFFDVRATKADDYYITITESKKFTEEDGSFHFKKHKIYLYKEDFAAFAEILEDMTSYVLNHKGEEVISERHQKDYKREYVTDTVQEPATEKNYTEVDFDDI, from the coding sequence ATGAGAGACAACGATATGCTGGAAAAAGAAGAGATTTTTTCTAAAGTTTTGAGGGCCGGGAGAAGGACTTATTTTTTCGATGTGAGGGCAACCAAGGCTGACGATTACTACATTACGATTACAGAGAGCAAAAAATTTACCGAGGAAGACGGCTCCTTCCATTTCAAGAAACACAAAATTTACCTTTATAAGGAAGACTTCGCCGCTTTTGCCGAAATCCTTGAAGACATGACTTCTTATGTTCTGAACCACAAAGGCGAGGAAGTCATTTCAGAAAGGCACCAGAAAGATTACAAGCGGGAGTACGTCACCGACACCGTACAGGAGCCGGCCACCGAAAAAAATTACACCGAAGTGGATTTCGACGATATTTAA
- a CDS encoding peptidylprolyl isomerase: MENGIYAKFNTSKGAILVKLTHDLTPGTVGNFVALAEGNLENTARPQGKPFYDGLKFHRVIPDFMIQGGCPQGTGTGGPGYKFDDEFHMDLRHDKPGVLSMANSGPGSNGSQFFITHVATPWLDQKHTVFGNVVDGQDVVDAVAQGDSIESVEIVRVGEEAEKWNAVEAFRVFEGSRAKREADEREAADKKMEELAAGFEKTESGLRYKIINKGSGKKVENGRTVSVHYTGQLENGKTFDSSYPRKKPIEFPLGKGHVIEGWDEGIALLQVGDKARFVIPSYLGYGESGAGGVIPPNATLIFDVELMDVK, encoded by the coding sequence ATGGAAAACGGCATATATGCTAAATTCAACACTTCAAAAGGTGCTATTTTAGTAAAACTCACACATGATTTAACTCCTGGGACGGTTGGTAATTTTGTAGCCCTCGCTGAAGGAAATCTCGAAAACACTGCACGCCCACAGGGCAAGCCATTTTACGACGGACTCAAATTTCACCGCGTTATTCCCGATTTTATGATTCAGGGCGGTTGTCCTCAGGGAACAGGAACGGGTGGACCCGGTTACAAATTCGATGATGAATTCCACATGGATTTACGTCACGACAAACCAGGCGTTTTGTCAATGGCCAATTCTGGGCCCGGAAGCAATGGCTCGCAATTTTTCATCACGCATGTGGCTACGCCTTGGCTGGACCAGAAGCACACGGTATTCGGGAATGTGGTCGACGGGCAGGATGTAGTTGATGCTGTGGCACAAGGTGATTCCATTGAAAGTGTCGAAATTGTAAGGGTGGGCGAGGAAGCCGAAAAATGGAATGCCGTGGAAGCGTTCCGTGTGTTTGAAGGGTCACGTGCAAAACGTGAAGCTGACGAGCGCGAAGCCGCCGATAAGAAAATGGAGGAACTTGCCGCAGGCTTTGAAAAGACGGAAAGTGGCTTGCGTTACAAGATCATCAATAAAGGTTCGGGAAAAAAAGTCGAAAACGGCCGTACAGTTTCTGTTCATTATACCGGCCAATTGGAAAACGGGAAGACCTTTGACAGTTCGTATCCGCGAAAAAAGCCGATTGAATTTCCGTTAGGGAAAGGCCACGTTATTGAAGGCTGGGACGAAGGCATCGCCTTGCTGCAGGTTGGTGATAAGGCACGTTTCGTGATCCCGTCCTACCTGGGTTATGGCGAGTCAGGCGCCGGAGGCGTCATTCCGCCCAATGCCACACTGATTTTCGATGTGGAACTGATGGACGTAAAATAA
- a CDS encoding tRNA-binding protein has protein sequence MELSWTDFEKTDMRVGTIIAAEDFPEARKPAYRLTIDFGPAIGIRKSSAQITKRYRKEDLINRQIVAVVNFPKKQIGKFMSECLVLGAVGQEGDVVLLSPDFHVENGLRIA, from the coding sequence ATGGAGTTAAGTTGGACCGATTTTGAGAAAACAGACATGCGCGTCGGCACAATCATTGCAGCGGAAGACTTCCCAGAGGCGCGGAAACCGGCCTACCGCCTGACGATTGATTTTGGGCCGGCCATAGGCATCAGGAAGTCGTCTGCGCAGATTACCAAACGATATCGTAAAGAAGATTTAATAAACCGGCAGATTGTTGCTGTTGTCAATTTCCCTAAAAAGCAAATCGGGAAATTCATGAGCGAATGCCTGGTGCTGGGTGCCGTGGGGCAGGAGGGCGATGTGGTGTTGCTGTCGCCGGATTTTCATGTGGAAAACGGCTTGCGCATTGCATAA